One genomic window of bacterium includes the following:
- a CDS encoding NADH-quinone oxidoreductase subunit A gives MNAYIWILFFLLVGLVFGGGALFLNWFLKPKRESKEGFSSYECGEKPIGSAYIQYDTKYYLYGLIFLIFDVEVVFILPWACIFRNSQVPSLILLVEMLIFIAILLIGLIYAGFKGALKWE, from the coding sequence ATGAATGCTTATATCTGGATTCTTTTTTTTCTCTTAGTAGGTCTTGTATTTGGAGGAGGGGCTCTTTTTCTAAATTGGTTTTTAAAACCAAAAAGAGAAAGCAAGGAGGGATTTTCTTCCTATGAATGCGGAGAAAAACCTATTGGCTCTGCTTATATCCAATACGACACAAAATATTACCTCTATGGCCTTATATTTCTTATTTTTGATGTAGAGGTTGTTTTTATCCTCCCCTGGGCGTGTATATTCCGCAATTCACAGGTTCCTTCCCTTATCTTGCTTGTTGAAATGCTTATTTTCATCGCTATTCTTTTGATTGGCTTGATATACGCAGGGTTTAAAGGAGCATTGAAATGGGAGTAA